A stretch of the Bacillus sp. FJAT-18017 genome encodes the following:
- a CDS encoding PTS sugar transporter subunit IIA gives MFKNLFGKKEKEVVTEVELASPLTGTATMLENVDDPVFSQKMMGDGLAVMPTEGVVVAPADGEIVQVFPTGHAVGIKVANDAEILIHIGLETVAMKGEGFTAHVREGDKVKKGDKLVSFDMALVTERAKSTVTPLIITNTDAMNIEQLASGEVEAGVTPFLRVSAK, from the coding sequence ATGTTTAAAAACTTATTTGGTAAAAAAGAGAAAGAAGTTGTGACTGAAGTCGAGCTTGCGTCGCCGCTAACTGGAACGGCGACAATGCTGGAAAACGTAGACGACCCTGTTTTTTCACAAAAGATGATGGGTGACGGGCTTGCGGTCATGCCTACTGAAGGGGTTGTAGTGGCACCAGCAGACGGTGAAATCGTCCAAGTGTTCCCAACCGGCCATGCTGTCGGAATCAAGGTGGCAAATGATGCTGAAATCCTGATTCATATCGGCCTTGAGACGGTTGCAATGAAAGGTGAAGGATTTACTGCCCATGTTCGTGAAGGTGACAAGGTGAAAAAGGGAGACAAGCTTGTCAGCTTCGATATGGCGCTAGTGACAGAGCGTGCCAAAAGCACAGTCACACCGCTAATCATTACCAACACCGACGCGATGAATATTGAGCAGCTCGCATCCGGTGAGGTAGAAGCCGGCGTAACTCCTTTCCTCAGAGTTTCTGCAAAATAA
- a CDS encoding DUF502 domain-containing protein has protein sequence MKSLAKNFINGIIVIVPIIIVVWVIYKTFLFLDGLLGNLLRPYMEDTYIPGIGLLVTIALITFLGFLSTRFITGKLIALIDKLLEKIPFVKTIYSVIKDTVNSFLGEKKSFSKVALITIPGTEIKSLGFITSEELESFHEPLKEYVAVYVQQTFQVAGFTFLIPKEQVEILDVKPEDAMKFILSGGMAQKSKLPEKQ, from the coding sequence ATGAAGTCACTTGCCAAAAATTTTATTAATGGAATTATCGTGATTGTCCCAATTATCATTGTGGTTTGGGTCATATACAAGACATTCCTGTTTCTCGATGGATTGCTCGGCAACCTTCTGCGCCCATATATGGAGGATACATACATCCCCGGAATTGGCCTGCTGGTTACGATCGCACTGATCACTTTCCTTGGCTTTTTGTCAACAAGGTTTATTACTGGAAAACTTATAGCTTTGATTGACAAACTGCTCGAAAAAATTCCATTCGTCAAAACGATTTATTCGGTTATTAAGGATACAGTCAATTCCTTTCTCGGCGAAAAGAAGTCTTTTTCAAAGGTTGCGCTTATCACTATTCCTGGCACGGAAATTAAAAGCCTCGGCTTCATTACCTCTGAGGAGCTTGAAAGCTTTCATGAACCGTTAAAGGAGTACGTAGCTGTTTATGTCCAACAAACCTTCCAAGTTGCAGGGTTTACCTTCCTGATTCCTAAAGAGCAGGTCGAAATCCTCGATGTAAAACCTGAGGATGCAATGAAATTTATCCTGTCAGGTGGAATGGCTCAAAAAAGCAAACTCCCTGAAAAACAGTAA
- a CDS encoding SGNH/GDSL hydrolase family protein: protein MSVGLHDGMLMLMNRRIVGLMLASIFGLSILFFQLFEVTGARDTPEEADGFYERIAAGDDYSFLIVGDSIGRGSGASSPSTAWFSLFEKGVSEKYGSNGERISIVQSGATAFEGFMKYKDEKPSSPVNLVFLVFGENDRKYMNEKQFSYFYEKLLRVLRIDHPAADIVTITESCLAYEGFAKEIARLSKAYGATNIDMRIPFNASGLSPDKLTTDKVHPNDAGYLLYANEILKTIQEKSEAKNTKEIAVLPSPVNGNLGIDYKLLTNPSINSGFVNMRDGYFSKTKNSYLEYTFEGTMVGFLLERGPDGGMIDVTIDGKPAETLATWWPFERSRYNYIASSLEDSQHTIRFTFNGERLSTDSKSGQPSVKIKAIVVEKQ from the coding sequence ATGTCAGTAGGATTACATGATGGGATGTTGATGCTTATGAACCGAAGAATAGTTGGCTTAATGCTTGCCTCAATATTCGGGCTATCTATATTGTTTTTTCAATTATTTGAAGTAACTGGGGCTAGGGACACTCCGGAAGAAGCAGATGGATTTTATGAAAGAATAGCTGCGGGTGATGATTATAGCTTTTTGATTGTTGGAGACAGCATTGGCAGAGGTTCAGGAGCAAGCAGTCCTTCAACCGCATGGTTCTCTCTTTTTGAAAAAGGAGTTTCAGAGAAGTACGGCTCAAACGGGGAGCGGATCTCCATTGTCCAAAGCGGGGCAACTGCATTTGAAGGCTTCATGAAATATAAAGATGAGAAACCCTCCTCACCGGTCAATCTGGTTTTCCTTGTTTTCGGGGAAAATGACCGCAAGTATATGAATGAAAAGCAATTTTCCTACTTTTATGAAAAACTGCTGCGTGTATTAAGGATCGATCACCCAGCTGCAGATATAGTGACAATCACCGAAAGCTGTCTTGCTTATGAAGGATTCGCCAAGGAAATTGCACGGCTATCGAAAGCATATGGAGCTACCAACATCGATATGCGGATCCCTTTCAATGCATCAGGACTTAGTCCGGACAAACTGACAACAGACAAAGTTCACCCTAATGATGCGGGCTATCTCCTTTACGCAAACGAAATTTTAAAAACAATCCAAGAAAAATCCGAAGCCAAAAATACCAAAGAGATTGCAGTTCTGCCTTCTCCGGTAAACGGCAACCTTGGAATTGACTATAAATTGCTAACCAATCCTTCTATTAATTCAGGATTTGTAAACATGCGTGATGGCTATTTTAGTAAAACGAAGAATAGCTATCTTGAATACACATTCGAAGGAACAATGGTTGGCTTTCTGCTTGAGCGCGGCCCTGACGGTGGAATGATCGATGTCACAATCGACGGGAAGCCTGCGGAGACACTGGCTACCTGGTGGCCGTTTGAAAGATCCCGCTACAACTATATTGCAAGTTCACTTGAAGACAGCCAGCACACAATCCGGTTCACATTTAATGGGGAGAGGCTCTCTACAGATTCCAAAAGCGGCCAGCCTTCTGTTAAAATAAAAGCAATCGTTGTTGAAAAACAATAA
- a CDS encoding YjcZ family sporulation protein has product MHYGYNPCGYVGGVGFDGGRDTFVLIVVLFILLIIIGACYICD; this is encoded by the coding sequence ATGCATTACGGATATAACCCTTGTGGATATGTAGGCGGAGTAGGATTTGATGGCGGTCGTGATACGTTTGTATTAATTGTTGTATTGTTTATTCTCTTAATTATCATTGGCGCTTGTTACATTTGTGATTAA
- a CDS encoding YozE family protein yields MKSFYHFLMKYRHPKPKDNISEFANEAFKDHSFPKTSEDYDELSRYLEMNGHYLPSMSVFDDAWTEYIETEKR; encoded by the coding sequence TTGAAATCATTCTATCATTTCCTTATGAAATACAGACATCCAAAGCCAAAAGATAACATTAGCGAATTTGCGAACGAAGCGTTCAAAGATCATAGCTTCCCAAAAACATCCGAGGATTACGATGAACTGAGCAGGTACCTCGAAATGAACGGCCACTACTTGCCATCGATGTCTGTTTTTGATGATGCATGGACTGAATACATCGAGACAGAGAAGAGATAA
- a CDS encoding YozD family protein, with amino-acid sequence MGEIEVIIDTEEIAEFFFHELVKRGYTPTEEELEELADITFEYLLEKSIIDEEN; translated from the coding sequence ATGGGAGAAATCGAAGTGATCATCGATACAGAAGAAATTGCTGAATTTTTCTTTCATGAGCTTGTGAAACGAGGATATACACCAACCGAAGAGGAACTTGAAGAGCTTGCAGACATCACATTTGAATACCTCCTGGAAAAGAGTATCATCGACGAAGAAAATTAA
- a CDS encoding serine/threonine protein kinase, which produces MLKRLILFLSHLFEKPFPPGTLVAERYTVVRLLGTGGYGHTYQVIDQETGSQVALKALRLHKRISRSGKAGFEREKEFLQKIQTSGVPAYYDSGKHEGKPYYTMELVEGKNFEQIIFEEGRSFDERQAFEVASEILDILYGLHQQGIIHRDVRIPNVIQSKDRIYLLDLGLAQTAVMAKGHAFFKKYHPRKERNVQADFYGLGHFILFLLYSSYSPAPGQKEQSWAEELDISQQARAIIKRLLKIDGEYSSCSEVQIDISRLINEEEKENVII; this is translated from the coding sequence TTGCTGAAAAGGCTTATTCTTTTTTTATCCCATCTGTTCGAAAAGCCATTTCCACCCGGTACACTTGTAGCTGAACGATACACGGTGGTCCGCTTGCTCGGAACTGGAGGATATGGCCACACCTATCAGGTGATTGATCAAGAAACCGGAAGTCAGGTTGCCTTGAAGGCGCTCCGCTTGCATAAACGTATTTCCCGCTCAGGAAAAGCTGGATTTGAAAGGGAAAAGGAATTTTTGCAAAAGATTCAAACATCTGGGGTACCAGCTTATTATGATAGCGGGAAGCATGAAGGAAAACCGTATTATACAATGGAATTGGTTGAAGGCAAGAATTTTGAACAAATCATCTTTGAGGAAGGCCGTTCATTCGACGAAAGGCAGGCATTCGAGGTTGCAAGTGAAATTCTTGACATCCTATACGGACTGCATCAGCAAGGAATTATCCACCGGGACGTAAGGATTCCGAATGTAATCCAGAGTAAAGACAGAATCTATTTACTTGATTTGGGCCTGGCACAAACCGCTGTGATGGCAAAGGGGCATGCCTTTTTTAAAAAATATCATCCTCGAAAGGAAAGGAATGTACAGGCTGATTTCTATGGGTTGGGCCACTTTATCCTTTTCCTTCTTTATTCCTCCTATAGTCCGGCACCTGGACAGAAGGAACAAAGCTGGGCAGAAGAACTTGATATTTCTCAACAGGCAAGGGCGATTATTAAAAGGCTTTTAAAAATCGATGGCGAATATAGTAGTTGCAGTGAAGTTCAAATAGACATTAGTCGATTGATAAATGAGGAGGAGAAGGAGAATGTCATTATTTAA
- a CDS encoding sporulation protein codes for MSLFNKMLASVGIGASKVDTRLEKDTLTPGETVKGVVVITGGSTEQSIDSIYLSLNTTYLKESDDKKYSVNACIDRFKVADPFIIKPGEKKELPFSFRLPLDTPVTIGRSKIWLSTGLDIKNAIDPTDTDYIRVAPNPTMSAILSAVEELGFRLREADCEQAPRRMRVRLPFVQEFEFVPVGGQFRGRLDELEVVLIPNSHGDIEVLMQVDRRARGFGGFLSEALSTDESNVRFVVTPSEAPYVRQKLQSIIERYS; via the coding sequence ATGTCATTATTTAATAAGATGCTTGCATCGGTTGGGATTGGAGCTTCTAAGGTTGATACGAGGCTGGAAAAGGATACACTTACACCGGGTGAAACTGTTAAAGGTGTGGTTGTTATTACTGGAGGGAGCACTGAACAAAGCATTGATTCAATTTATTTGTCATTAAATACTACATATTTAAAGGAATCCGATGATAAAAAATACAGTGTTAATGCATGTATCGACCGCTTTAAGGTAGCGGATCCATTCATCATTAAACCAGGTGAAAAAAAGGAACTTCCTTTCTCATTCAGGCTGCCTCTTGATACACCGGTCACGATTGGACGTTCAAAGATCTGGCTTTCAACAGGGCTTGATATAAAAAATGCGATTGATCCAACAGATACTGATTACATTCGGGTTGCTCCAAATCCGACGATGTCCGCAATTCTCTCAGCTGTTGAGGAGCTGGGATTCAGGCTGAGGGAAGCAGATTGCGAACAGGCGCCGCGCCGGATGCGTGTAAGGCTGCCGTTCGTGCAGGAGTTTGAATTTGTTCCTGTTGGCGGACAGTTCAGGGGAAGGCTTGATGAATTGGAAGTAGTCCTCATTCCAAACAGTCATGGTGATATTGAAGTGTTGATGCAGGTTGACCGCCGTGCCCGGGGATTTGGAGGCTTTTTATCTGAAGCACTGTCAACGGATGAATCAAACGTCCGCTTCGTTGTTACACCTTCAGAAGCGCCTTACGTCAGGCAAAAACTTCAATCGATTATTGAACGATATTCATAA
- the deoD gene encoding purine-nucleoside phosphorylase, whose product MSIHIGAKENEIAEIVLLPGDPLRAKYIAETFLEGATCYNEVRNMFGFTGTYKGKRISVQGTGMGVPSISIYANELLESYNAQTLIRVGTCGAIQKDVKVRDVILAMTSSTDSQINKLEFGGIDFAPHANFELLRNAYDAGLEKGLNLRVGNVFTADLFYNDHGDLEKLAKYQVLAVEMETTALYTLAAKYGRKALSILTVSDHILTGEATSSEERQTTFNEMIEVALEAAIKE is encoded by the coding sequence ATGAGTATTCACATTGGTGCCAAAGAAAATGAAATCGCGGAAATAGTACTGCTACCTGGAGATCCACTCAGGGCAAAATATATTGCTGAAACCTTCCTTGAAGGTGCAACGTGCTATAACGAAGTAAGAAATATGTTTGGTTTTACTGGTACATATAAAGGAAAGAGAATCTCAGTCCAGGGTACTGGAATGGGTGTTCCATCCATTTCGATTTATGCAAACGAGCTGCTTGAAAGCTATAATGCACAAACCCTTATCCGCGTTGGTACTTGCGGGGCTATCCAAAAGGATGTAAAGGTCAGGGATGTTATCCTTGCGATGACTTCTTCCACCGATTCACAAATCAACAAACTTGAGTTCGGCGGTATCGATTTTGCCCCTCATGCAAACTTTGAGCTGCTTCGGAATGCCTATGATGCGGGATTGGAAAAAGGTTTAAACCTTCGTGTCGGAAACGTATTCACAGCAGACTTGTTTTACAATGATCATGGCGACCTTGAAAAACTTGCCAAGTATCAAGTTCTTGCTGTTGAAATGGAGACAACAGCTCTATATACGCTTGCAGCGAAATATGGCCGTAAAGCATTGTCCATTCTGACTGTAAGTGACCACATTCTGACTGGTGAAGCAACATCTTCAGAAGAGCGCCAGACGACTTTTAATGAAATGATTGAAGTGGCACTTGAAGCCGCTATTAAGGAATAG
- a CDS encoding M15 family metallopeptidase produces the protein MKKLAILLCSSLLLTSCSQVESILKNPFSKEKNIDTETPTEKEKEQTTYDGPVLEAAYFNQIQETSGKKEIMNPENILALVNKEFSLPGHYKPNDLVRPNVPFSFGETDVEKSLMRKEAAVALEKLFAQAKQENIEIFAVSGYRSYIRQKSLFDAEVANIGEQKAKEVVALPGQSEHQTGLTMDIASRATNLNLTEEFGETKEGKWLMANAHKFGFILRYPKGKEEITNYQYEPWHYRYVGQEAAKTMFENNWTLEEYFQEVEKI, from the coding sequence TTGAAAAAACTAGCAATTCTACTCTGCAGTAGTCTTCTTTTAACAAGCTGCAGCCAAGTTGAGTCGATTCTTAAAAATCCATTCTCTAAAGAAAAGAATATAGATACGGAAACGCCAACTGAAAAAGAGAAAGAACAAACTACTTATGATGGCCCAGTTCTAGAGGCTGCGTATTTTAATCAGATTCAGGAAACAAGCGGTAAAAAAGAAATCATGAATCCTGAAAACATTCTTGCCCTGGTGAATAAAGAATTTTCTTTGCCAGGCCATTACAAGCCAAATGACCTCGTACGGCCGAATGTCCCATTTTCTTTTGGGGAAACTGATGTTGAAAAAAGCTTAATGAGAAAGGAAGCTGCTGTAGCGCTCGAAAAACTGTTTGCACAGGCCAAGCAGGAGAATATTGAGATTTTTGCAGTTTCTGGCTATCGCTCGTATATTCGCCAAAAGTCATTATTCGATGCCGAGGTTGCAAATATCGGTGAACAAAAAGCGAAAGAGGTTGTCGCGCTGCCTGGCCAGAGTGAGCACCAAACAGGGCTCACAATGGATATTGCGAGCAGGGCAACAAACTTGAATTTAACTGAAGAATTCGGTGAAACGAAGGAAGGAAAATGGCTGATGGCGAATGCCCATAAATTCGGATTCATCCTTCGTTATCCTAAGGGCAAGGAAGAAATAACCAACTACCAGTATGAACCATGGCATTATCGTTATGTTGGTCAGGAAGCGGCCAAGACAATGTTTGAAAACAACTGGACTTTGGAGGAGTATTTCCAGGAAGTGGAGAAAATTTAA
- a CDS encoding S41 family peptidase has protein sequence MEVVKAVDEQNQIQEQDQPQEQVKQPVHIRMKRSYFLMLLVFLVVLTAGITAFATSNGDNTPPVVIGGSQERDEFEKLYRAYDILQKGYFEDLDNDKLVDGAINGMIKSLDDPYSSYMDEEAAEQFHHSVESSFEGIGAEIQEKDGHIMIVSPLKGSPAEKAGLKPKDVVLEVDGKSIQGFTSTEAVALIRGEKGTKVELTIQRPGSESTIKVPIIRDEIPIETVYGEMVGDGIARVQVTTFSTNTYDELTAMLKDLKKQGMKGLVLDVRQNPGGLLDQAIAISSMFVPEGEILFKVEDRNGNTQDYKSKGEDKPDYPMVVLIDSGSASASEILAGAVKESANIPLVGQKSFGKGTVQTAQDFPDGSNVKFTTAKWLTPKGNWIHKKGIEPDYKVELPAYYSLPYLDPRLKLKQGDSSENVKVAQQMLKALGYDPGSENGFFDGKTTAAVKAFQAANKLEQTGVVTDQTTIKIIQLLQEKIQKEDPQLEKAIEVLKKEMK, from the coding sequence ATGGAAGTGGTGAAAGCTGTGGATGAACAAAATCAAATACAGGAGCAGGATCAGCCGCAAGAGCAAGTGAAGCAGCCGGTACATATTCGGATGAAAAGGTCCTACTTTTTAATGCTTCTAGTGTTCCTGGTTGTTTTGACAGCAGGAATAACAGCTTTTGCGACTTCGAACGGGGACAATACCCCTCCGGTTGTGATTGGCGGAAGCCAGGAGCGGGATGAATTTGAAAAGCTTTATAGAGCTTACGATATCCTTCAGAAAGGGTATTTTGAAGATCTGGATAATGACAAGCTTGTAGATGGTGCAATCAACGGCATGATCAAGTCACTTGACGATCCGTATTCTTCGTATATGGATGAGGAAGCTGCCGAGCAATTCCATCATAGCGTCGAATCTTCATTTGAAGGAATTGGGGCTGAGATACAGGAAAAAGACGGTCATATCATGATTGTATCCCCGTTAAAGGGTTCGCCAGCTGAAAAAGCCGGCTTGAAACCAAAGGATGTTGTTCTTGAGGTAGATGGCAAGAGCATACAAGGATTTACGTCAACAGAAGCTGTCGCGCTGATTCGGGGTGAAAAAGGCACGAAGGTGGAATTAACCATTCAAAGGCCTGGCTCCGAGAGTACAATAAAAGTACCTATTATTCGCGATGAGATTCCGATTGAAACTGTATATGGTGAAATGGTTGGGGATGGAATTGCAAGGGTCCAGGTAACAACATTCTCAACAAACACGTACGATGAACTGACGGCAATGCTGAAGGACCTTAAGAAGCAAGGGATGAAGGGACTCGTTCTGGATGTAAGACAGAACCCGGGAGGCCTGCTTGATCAGGCTATTGCCATATCAAGTATGTTTGTACCAGAGGGTGAAATCCTCTTCAAGGTAGAAGACCGAAATGGAAACACGCAGGATTATAAATCCAAAGGTGAAGACAAACCTGATTATCCGATGGTCGTCCTCATTGACAGCGGAAGTGCAAGTGCATCTGAAATCCTTGCAGGTGCTGTAAAAGAATCAGCCAATATCCCGCTTGTTGGACAAAAGTCATTCGGAAAGGGAACCGTCCAGACCGCACAGGATTTCCCTGATGGCTCGAATGTAAAATTCACAACGGCCAAGTGGCTGACACCTAAGGGCAATTGGATTCACAAAAAGGGAATTGAGCCGGATTATAAGGTGGAGCTACCAGCCTACTATAGCCTTCCATACCTTGATCCAAGGCTTAAACTGAAACAAGGCGATTCTTCTGAAAACGTGAAGGTTGCCCAGCAAATGTTAAAGGCTTTGGGCTATGATCCAGGCAGTGAAAATGGTTTCTTCGACGGGAAAACAACTGCCGCTGTAAAAGCGTTCCAGGCAGCAAATAAACTTGAACAAACTGGTGTTGTTACGGATCAAACAACAATAAAAATCATTCAGCTTCTTCAGGAAAAAATCCAGAAGGAAGATCCACAATTAGAGAAAGCAATTGAAGTATTGAAAAAAGAAATGAAGTAA
- a CDS encoding CobW family GTP-binding protein, producing MGKTEIYILSGFLGSGKTTLLKRLLEDEKKNGRKVAVMMNELGAVSIDSDAVGEDVALKELLGGCICCTMSGQVEAQLQGLLQLEKPDSIYVETTGAAHPVEILDALVSPLFADKIIPKGIITTVDGQRWLDRVSLGPQLQQLLLEQVRHADYLIVNKASDLSEKQQADAITSIQGLNSHAKCVLTDFSKVPLKDIRAITLLPGERKHTHIHTKDLGLGTYVHTFSAGVQREDFEQFLRSLPDSIYRIKGYVKFKGASFPELFQYSYGMPSYMKEYMNLPLNMVFIGEGIDWESVSNGLKALEKGE from the coding sequence ATGGGTAAAACAGAAATCTATATTCTTTCGGGTTTCCTTGGCAGTGGCAAAACGACATTGTTAAAAAGGCTGCTTGAAGATGAAAAGAAAAATGGCAGGAAAGTTGCTGTCATGATGAATGAACTCGGAGCTGTTTCCATCGATTCCGATGCCGTCGGGGAGGATGTGGCACTGAAGGAATTACTGGGCGGCTGCATTTGCTGCACGATGAGCGGCCAGGTGGAAGCTCAGCTTCAGGGTTTGCTGCAGTTGGAGAAGCCTGATTCAATTTATGTTGAAACAACAGGTGCCGCACATCCAGTCGAAATCCTTGATGCACTTGTTTCACCTCTTTTCGCGGATAAAATCATACCAAAAGGTATTATTACGACTGTTGATGGCCAGAGGTGGCTTGACAGGGTATCCCTTGGGCCGCAGCTGCAGCAGCTGCTGCTCGAACAGGTGAGACATGCTGATTATTTGATTGTTAATAAAGCAAGTGATTTATCAGAAAAACAACAAGCTGATGCTATAACCAGCATCCAGGGACTTAATTCACACGCCAAGTGTGTGCTAACTGATTTTTCAAAGGTGCCCTTAAAGGATATTAGGGCAATTACCCTTCTTCCGGGTGAACGAAAACATACACATATCCATACAAAAGATCTTGGTCTTGGTACATATGTACATACCTTTTCAGCTGGAGTTCAAAGGGAGGACTTTGAACAATTTTTACGGAGCCTTCCTGATTCAATTTACCGGATAAAAGGATATGTTAAATTTAAGGGCGCCAGTTTTCCAGAGCTGTTTCAATATTCGTATGGAATGCCATCCTATATGAAAGAGTATATGAATCTTCCCCTCAATATGGTGTTTATAGGCGAAGGAATTGACTGGGAATCGGTCAGCAACGGACTGAAGGCGTTGGAGAAGGGCGAATAG
- a CDS encoding Hsp20/alpha crystallin family protein: MFPWGKFPFSKDMMKSMKPEMIEQYVMDAISQYMPQGSETGPIIPMQQEARQPEASSKIQAMIFETHEFVFVRIPLKNDWLEKIRIFHTANQLMVENIPESGDKETFILPAPVRKKGATAAFIDGILEIKFQKLTSSHLSEIHIGPSS; encoded by the coding sequence ATGTTTCCGTGGGGGAAATTTCCTTTTTCCAAAGATATGATGAAATCGATGAAACCTGAAATGATTGAGCAATATGTGATGGATGCGATTAGCCAGTACATGCCACAGGGCTCTGAAACGGGGCCGATTATTCCAATGCAGCAGGAAGCCCGCCAGCCTGAAGCCTCTAGCAAAATCCAGGCTATGATTTTTGAAACACACGAATTTGTATTTGTAAGAATTCCACTAAAGAATGATTGGTTGGAAAAGATCCGTATCTTCCATACAGCCAATCAATTGATGGTTGAAAATATTCCTGAATCAGGGGATAAAGAGACCTTCATACTGCCCGCGCCAGTTCGAAAAAAAGGCGCTACAGCAGCCTTTATTGACGGGATTCTCGAAATAAAATTCCAAAAACTCACGTCTTCCCATCTTTCAGAAATCCACATTGGTCCCTCTTCATAA
- a CDS encoding GNAT family N-acetyltransferase has product MLKKRDLNDCHALYDLITHPDVFPYVRHKANSYDEFLFLTKQIIESEERGEVISRTILDEWGTPIGTISLFDVSDNAGFLGTWLGKPYHGKGYNSPAKEAFFQEAFYELGIDTVFMRIRKANIRSIKAAEKLPYTVKANETRPALYAELNAEGELFDLYEIPKDQYTFHLMRQQAETQEETHLLEA; this is encoded by the coding sequence ATGCTAAAAAAACGCGATCTCAACGATTGCCATGCCCTCTATGACCTAATTACACATCCTGATGTTTTCCCTTATGTACGCCATAAGGCAAATTCATATGATGAGTTTCTGTTTCTGACAAAACAAATCATTGAATCTGAGGAACGCGGCGAGGTTATTTCAAGGACAATTTTGGACGAATGGGGTACGCCAATTGGCACCATCTCCCTCTTCGATGTTTCTGACAATGCAGGTTTCCTCGGTACCTGGCTTGGCAAACCGTATCATGGAAAGGGTTATAACAGCCCAGCCAAGGAAGCGTTTTTCCAGGAAGCCTTTTACGAACTTGGTATAGACACAGTATTCATGCGGATTAGGAAAGCCAATATTCGCTCTATCAAGGCTGCGGAAAAACTCCCCTACACAGTGAAAGCCAATGAAACAAGGCCAGCTTTATATGCGGAGCTGAATGCTGAAGGCGAATTATTTGATCTGTACGAAATCCCTAAAGATCAATATACCTTCCATTTGATGAGGCAGCAGGCTGAAACACAGGAAGAGACACATCTGCTTGAAGCTTAG
- a CDS encoding amidohydrolase, whose amino-acid sequence MDSILLRNATIVPITSEPLKGFDLMVHKGKIAEIGKNIQAPAGTAIIDCGLNFLLPGFIDVHTHLGLYDEGTGWAGNDANETIEPMTPHIRAIDGVYPFDTGFADAVQSGITTVHVMPGSANVIGGTTAVIKTTGKNIQDMIINPLAGLKIALGENPKRIHSNGSNDSITRMGLMGMLREAFYKARKFGDPEDLRFAPLLKALNREIPVRIHAHRADDIMTALRFAQEFDLDLRIEHCTEGHLVADEMAGLGLKVSVGPTLTRRGKVELKNKSWTTYQRLTEAGVEVSITTDHPYTPIQYLNVCAAIAVREGLSEQKALEGITILPAKNLGVDSRVGSIEKGKDADLVLWSNHPFHFLAKPLWTMIDGKFVYQRIM is encoded by the coding sequence ATGGATTCAATATTGTTACGGAACGCGACCATTGTCCCGATTACTTCCGAACCGTTGAAAGGCTTTGACCTGATGGTCCATAAAGGGAAGATTGCTGAAATAGGTAAAAACATTCAGGCACCTGCGGGAACAGCCATCATTGATTGCGGGCTGAATTTCCTGCTTCCAGGATTTATTGATGTCCATACCCATCTTGGGCTGTATGATGAGGGAACTGGCTGGGCCGGTAATGATGCGAACGAAACGATTGAACCGATGACACCCCATATCCGGGCGATTGACGGCGTTTATCCTTTTGATACTGGATTTGCAGATGCTGTCCAGAGCGGAATTACAACCGTCCATGTTATGCCTGGAAGCGCAAATGTCATTGGAGGTACTACAGCTGTCATTAAAACGACAGGGAAAAACATTCAGGATATGATCATTAACCCTCTGGCAGGTTTGAAAATTGCACTTGGCGAGAACCCGAAACGCATACACAGTAATGGCTCAAATGATTCGATTACAAGAATGGGGCTTATGGGTATGTTAAGAGAGGCATTTTATAAGGCTCGGAAATTTGGAGACCCGGAAGACCTGCGCTTTGCACCACTATTAAAGGCATTGAATCGGGAAATACCCGTCCGGATCCATGCGCACAGAGCCGATGATATTATGACCGCCCTCAGGTTTGCACAGGAGTTTGACCTTGACCTCCGGATTGAGCATTGCACTGAAGGACACCTTGTCGCAGATGAAATGGCAGGGCTTGGACTTAAAGTTTCCGTTGGACCGACATTGACAAGAAGGGGGAAAGTCGAACTAAAGAACAAAAGCTGGACCACGTATCAAAGGTTGACAGAAGCAGGTGTTGAAGTCTCAATTACAACCGATCACCCTTACACACCTATTCAATATTTAAATGTATGTGCTGCAATCGCGGTAAGAGAAGGCTTGTCCGAACAAAAAGCACTAGAGGGGATTACCATTCTTCCGGCGAAGAATCTTGGTGTCGACAGCCGCGTAGGCAGCATTGAAAAAGGGAAAGATGCCGATCTTGTGCTCTGGAGCAACCATCCATTTCATTTTCTCGCCAAACCGCTCTGGACTATGATAGATGGCAAATTTGTGTATCAGCGAATTATGTAG